A single genomic interval of Oryza sativa Japonica Group chromosome 7, ASM3414082v1 harbors:
- the LOC112939687 gene encoding LOW QUALITY PROTEIN: protein FAR1-RELATED SEQUENCE 9 (The sequence of the model RefSeq protein was modified relative to this genomic sequence to represent the inferred CDS: deleted 1 base in 1 codon), whose protein sequence is MRGSARIGCKAYVKVKNVIREGEFVSVRFDDVIIEHNHPLTSSPSAVKLMRSHKHRDETLMEFVDTMQQSRVPNSSIVGVLSDMHGGRENIPFTTRDLENRKAANVRAENADDISKLLEFFKECKKENPKFYWDIKVDEEGIVKNVFWSHASMQANYGDFGDAITFDTTYKTNIYEMPLAMFVGANHHLQSTLFGCALIRDERAESFQWLFETFKNCMGDSPSPRCILTDQDQAMAVAVERVFPEAIHRLCMWHIIDGHSDHLNTIFSRNDDIEGEMMVCINQTYTPTEFENAWDRFIDKYELRDSVTLRNLYDLRERWVPAFFKKHYCGRMTSTQRSESFNRMVKSNFVDHQTALHRFARRMLDVVVSRKDKESAETRGCEGVPIVKTPWPFAEQLSRVYTRAVFKVFEDSLHDSVYFRIELEGSDGIHWVISHTKRSEKHDWCQRQFKVIVDVDNGNFSCECLQWEHTGMFCPHLLRAFVHAQVEKIPHMYVLRRYTKQAKSDVNYDRRDRPMAGPDGVKESYRTKLLSYDAMQIVKLGRRSKVAFDRATAVLKGLRKQLEEIPPDSDVGVGNAVTSGKDAESVADTMRAGQSMSMSEHDCERVSRRPPPRSMTKGRASEPTEKVKLGARGDKKCTRGCGWCGLKVGHNSSTCPNNPANFKRIAEANNKGKRKRGRPRGSGVGGGRGRKAVRRNLIDEWAEGPVGGECSMRSEEGDDDCSVQSGGDTEDLSE, encoded by the exons ATGCGTGGGTCTGCTAGGATTGGTTGTAAGGCATATGTGAAGGTGAAGAATGTTATTAGAGAAGGCGAGTTTGTTTCCGTACGGTTTGATGATGTCATAATCGAACACAATCACCCATTGACGTCGTCTCCATCGGCTGTTAAGCTGATGCGTTCGCACAAGCATCGAGATGAAACACTGATGGAGTTCGTTGACACGATGCAGCAAAGCCGTGTCCCCAATTCAAGTATTGTAGGAGTACTTTCTGATATGCACGGAGGACGTGAGAATATTCCTTTCACGACACGAGACCTTGAAAATAG GAAAGCTGCTAATGTTCGAGCAGAGAATGCAGATGACATTAGCAAGCTGCTAGAGTTTTTCAAAGAATGCAAGAAAGAAAATCCAAAGTTCTACTGGGATATAAAGGTTGATGAGGAAGGGATTGTTAAGAATGTT TTTTGGAGCCACGCGAGTATGCAGGCAAACTATGGAGATTTTGGAGATGCTATTACTTTCGACACCACATACAAAACTAACATTTATGAGATGCCTTTGGCCATGTTTGTTGGGGCTAATCATCACCTGCAGTCAACACTTTTTGGGTGTGCGTTGATTCGGGATGAAAGGGCTGAGTCATTCCAATGGCTATTCGAAACGTTCAAGAATTGTATGGGGGACAGCCCTTCACCCCGGTGCATTCTGACAG ACCAAGACCAAGCAATGGCAGTGGCGGTTGAACGCGTTTTTCCTGAAGCTATCCATAGGTTGTGCATGTGGCACATTATAGATGGGCACTCGGACCATCTGAACACAATTTTTTCTAGAAACGATGACATAGAGGGGGAGATGATGGTTTGCATTAACCAGACATATACTCCTACGGAGTTTGAGAATGCATGGGATCGTTTCATTGATAAATATGAACTACGTGACAGCGTGACACTACGCAACCTGTATGATCTTAGGGAAAGATGGGTTCCAGCTTTTTTCAAGAAACATTACTGTGGTCGTATGACTTCCACACAGAGGAGTGAAAGCTTTAACAGAATGGTTAAAAGTAATTTTGTAGATCATCAAACTGCACTACATAGGTTTGCCAGAAGGATGCTCGATGTTGTGGTATCTAGGAAGGATAAGGAGTCCGCGGAGACCCGAGGTTGTGAG GGTGTACCCATTGTGAAGACCCCTTGGCCATTTGCGGAGCAGTTATCTAGGGTGTACACTCGGGCTGTGTTCAAGGTGTTTGAGGATTCCCTACATGATAGTGTGTATTTTAGGATTGAACTAGAGGGATCGGATGGCATTCATTGGGTTATTTCTCATACCAAACGCTCGGAGAAGCATGACTGGTGCCAAAGACAGTTCAAGGTGATAGTGGATGTTGATAACGGGAACTTTAGTTGTGAATGCCTGCAGTGGGAACATACAG GAATGTTCTGCCCCCATCTGTTGCGAGCCTTTGTTCATGCGCAGGTTGAGAAAATTCCACATATGTATGTTCTTCGTCGATACACAAAGCAAGCTAAAAGTGATGTGAACTATGATCGTCGTGACCGTCCTATGGCTGGACCAGACGGTGTTAAAGAATCCTACAGAACAAAGTTGTTGTCATATGATGCCATGCAGATCGTCAAGTTGGGGCGGAGGTCAAAGGTAGCTTTTGATAGGGCAACTGCTGTGCTGAAGGGACTGAGGAAGCAACTTGAAGAGATACCACCAGATTCAGATGTTGGGGTTGGCAATGCAGTGACAAGTGGTAAAGACGCGGAAAGTGTGGCCGATACCATGCGGGCTGGACAATCGATGTCAATGAGTGAACATGATTGTGAAAGAGTGAGCAGACGCCCTCCTCCTCGGTCAATGACAAAGGGAAGGGCAAGCGAGCCTACCGAGAAGGTTAAGCTAGGGGCTCGTGGCGATAAGAAATGCACCAGGGGGTGCGGGTGGTGTGGTCTGAAAGTTGGTCACAATAGCTCTACATGTCCTAATAATCCAGCTAATTTCAAGCGTATTGCGGAGGCCAACAACAAGGGAAAACGTAAGAGAGGTCGCCCAAGAGGAAGTGGCGTTGGAGGTGGTCGTGGACGGAAAGCTGTGAGAAGGAACCTGATTGACGAATGGGCTGAAGGGCCTGTGGGAGGGGAGTGTAGCATGAGAAGCGAGGAGGGTGATGATGACTGTAGCGTGCAAAGTGGTGGCGACACCGAGGATCTTTCAGAATGA
- the LOC4344202 gene encoding momilactone A synthase codes for MISVIGQKSTSPANLVVSGFFSAASDSQRLAGKVAVITGGASGIGKGTATEFIKNGAKVIIADIQDDLGHSVAAELGPDAAYTRCDVADEAQVAAAVGLAVKRHGHLDVFHNNAGIAGRLPGRRSPPPSS; via the coding sequence atgatcagtGTAATTGGGCAAAAATCGACTTCTCCTGCAAATTTAGTCGTTAGTGGCTTCTTCTCCGCGGCCTCCGACTCCCAGAGGTTGGCCGGCAAGGTGgccgtcatcaccggcggcgccaGCGGCATCGGCAAGGGGACGGCCACGGAGTTCATCAAGAACGGCGCCAAGGTCATCATCGCCGACATCCAGGACGACCTCGGCcactcggtggcggcggagctcggcccGGACGCCGCGTACACGCGCTGCGACGTCGCCGACGAGGCGCAGGTCGCCGCGGCCGTGGGCCTCGCCGTTAAGCGGCACGGCCACCTCGACGTGTTCCACAACAACGCCGGCATCGCCGGGAGGCTACCAgggcggcgctcgccgccgccgtcaagctag
- the LOC4344203 gene encoding momilactone A synthase-like — protein MMQRTMQLVLRVKRSSGLLHQFSTAANSQRLAGKVAVITGAASGIGKASAKEFIGNGAKVILADVQDDLGRAVAAELGPGATYTRCDVTDEAQVAAAVDLAVARHGALDVFYSNAGVLGSIAPAPLASLDLGEFDRVMAVNARAAVAAAKHAARAMVPRRSGCVLFTGSVSGVVGGTGPTSYGVSKAAVLGVVRAVAGELARHGVRANAVSPCGVATPLSMVQVLEAYPGMSFEELKNAMAASMEQMEAGPLIDPEDVARAAVFLASDEARYINGHNLVVDGGFTVGKLLKIPKE, from the exons ATGATGCAGAGAACAATGCAGCTCGTTCTCAG GGTGAAGAGATCGTCGGGTTTACTACACCAATTCTCCACTGCGGCGAACTCGCAGAG GTTGGCCGGGAAGGTGGCCGTCATCACCGGCGCCGCCAGCGGCATCGGCAAGGCGTCGGCGAAGGAGTTCATCGGCAATGGCGCCAAGGTTATACTCGCCGACGTCCAGGACGAcctcggccgcgccgtcgccgccgagctcggccCTGGCGCGACGTACACGCGGTGCGACGTCACGGACGAGGCGCAggtcgccgcggcggtggaCCTCGCCGTGGCGCGCCACGGGGCGCTCGACGTGTTCTACAGCAACGCCGGCGTCCTGGGCTCCatcgcgccggcgccgctcgcctCCCTGGACCTGGGCGAGTTCGACCGCGTCATGGCCGTGaacgcccgcgccgccgtcgccgccgccaagcacGCGGCGCGCGCCATGGTGCCGCGCCGGAGCGGGTGCGTCCTCTTCACGGGGAGCGTGTCGGGCGTGGTGGGCGGCACGGGGCCGACGTCGTACGGCGTGTCGAAGGCGGCCGTGCTGGGCGTGGTGCGCGCCGTGGCCGGGGAGCTGGCGCGCCACGGCGTGCGGGCGAAcgccgtctcgccgtgcggcgtCGCGACGCCGCTGTCCATGGTGCAGGTCCTTGAGGCCTACCCCGGGATGAGCTTCGAGGAGCTCAAGAACGCCATGGCGGCGTCCATGGAGCAGATGGAAGCTGGCCCGTTGATCGACCCCGAGGACGTGGCGAGGGCGGCCGTCTTCCTGGCGTCCGACGaggccaggtacatcaacggccataacctcgtcgtcgacggcggcttcACGGTGGGGAAGCTGCTCAAAATCCCCAAGGAGTAG